In Sideroxyarcus emersonii, one DNA window encodes the following:
- a CDS encoding ABC transporter ATP-binding protein: MASIVQAVGLTKQVLSGDQPLTILHDVTFDVAAGESLAIVGASGSGKSTLLGLLAGLDVPTGGRVVLHGADLFALDEDGRARLRGELAGFVFQSFQLLPALNALENVMLPLELAGARDARQRAEMSLRQVGLAARMHHVPKHLSGGEQQRVALARAFVTRPKILFADEPTGNLDAATGAQVIELMLELNRAQGTTLILVTHDEALARRCGKQLRLAAGRVVE, encoded by the coding sequence ATGGCGTCGATTGTGCAAGCAGTAGGGCTCACCAAGCAAGTTTTAAGTGGCGACCAGCCGCTCACTATCCTGCACGATGTCACCTTCGACGTGGCTGCGGGCGAAAGCTTGGCTATCGTCGGTGCGTCGGGTTCCGGCAAATCCACCCTGCTCGGGCTGCTGGCCGGGCTGGATGTCCCGACCGGCGGCAGGGTAGTGCTGCACGGTGCCGACCTGTTCGCGCTGGACGAGGACGGCCGCGCCCGCCTGCGCGGCGAACTGGCAGGCTTCGTGTTCCAGTCGTTCCAGCTGCTGCCGGCGCTGAACGCGCTGGAGAACGTCATGCTGCCGCTGGAACTGGCCGGCGCCAGGGATGCGCGCCAGCGTGCCGAGATGTCGTTGCGGCAGGTCGGTCTTGCTGCGCGCATGCATCATGTGCCCAAGCACCTCTCGGGCGGCGAACAGCAGCGCGTTGCGCTGGCCCGTGCGTTCGTCACCCGGCCCAAGATTCTTTTTGCCGACGAGCCGACCGGCAACCTCGATGCCGCCACCGGCGCGCAAGTCATCGAGCTGATGCTGGAACTCAATCGTGCGCAGGGCACGACACTGATTCTGGTCACGCACGATGAGGCGCTGGCGCGACGTTGCGGCAAGCAGCTGCGGTTGGCGGCAGGGCGGGTGGTGGAATGA
- a CDS encoding arylesterase: protein MKTFLKIVLLIAAFALSQPASAAKNILVFGDSLSAGYGIARDDSWVNLLQQELKKKHPQFEVVNASISGETTAGGLRRIGKALQEHHPEIVIVELGANDGLRGTNLAETEKNLDKIIGQTQKANARVLLLGIQLPPNYGPDYTRRFRTLYPRLAKKHDITLVPFMLEGVLPEQFQADNLHPNAEAQPGIMRHILRSLMPLLD from the coding sequence ATGAAGACCTTCCTGAAAATCGTTTTGCTGATCGCTGCGTTTGCGCTGTCCCAGCCCGCTTCTGCGGCGAAGAACATCCTGGTGTTCGGCGACAGTTTATCAGCCGGCTATGGAATTGCGCGGGACGATTCATGGGTGAATTTATTGCAGCAGGAACTGAAGAAAAAACACCCGCAGTTCGAGGTGGTGAATGCGAGCATCAGCGGTGAAACGACGGCAGGCGGACTGCGCCGCATCGGCAAGGCCTTGCAGGAACATCATCCCGAGATCGTGATCGTCGAGCTGGGGGCAAACGACGGACTGCGCGGCACCAATCTGGCCGAAACGGAAAAGAACCTGGACAAGATCATCGGACAGACGCAAAAAGCCAATGCCAGGGTGCTGCTGCTCGGCATCCAGCTGCCGCCGAACTATGGTCCCGATTACACCAGGCGATTCCGCACCCTCTATCCGAGACTGGCGAAAAAGCACGATATCACGCTGGTCCCCTTCATGCTGGAAGGGGTTTTGCCGGAACAGTTCCAGGCCGACAATCTGCATCCGAATGCCGAGGCACAACCGGGTATCATGCGCCATATCCTGCGCTCACTGATGCCCCTACTCGACTGA